From a region of the Selenomonas sp. AB3002 genome:
- a CDS encoding AAA family ATPase — translation MKIRYLTLANFRNLKDKKLDLSGNKVTIYGPKWLGKTTVANAIINLLGGFLRYGEKDFSRKLRVHIN, via the coding sequence ATGAAGATAAGATATTTAACCCTTGCGAATTTCCGCAATTTGAAAGATAAAAAGCTGGATTTAAGCGGAAACAAGGTCACGATTTACGGGCCGAAATGGCTCGGGAAAACCACCGTCGCAAATGCGATAATAAATCTGCTGGGCGGATTCCTCCGTTACGGTGAAAAAGACTTTTCCCGAAAACTGAGGGTACACATAAATTAA